Proteins from a single region of Ananas comosus cultivar F153 linkage group 3, ASM154086v1, whole genome shotgun sequence:
- the LOC109707305 gene encoding auxin transporter-like protein 2, whose amino-acid sequence MGSSTNMVGGEEKVVETVMVGRYVEMEQEGEGKTVKSRLSGLLWHGGSAYDAWFSCASNQVAQVLLTLPYSFSQLGMMSGILFQLFYGLLGSWTAYLISILYLEYRTRKERDKVDFRNHVIQWFEVLDGLLGKHWRNVGLAFNCTFLLFGSVIQLIACASNIYYVNDKFDKRTWTYIFGACCATTVFIPSFHNYRIWSFLGLVMTTYTAWYLTIASLLHGQVEGVKHSGPTKMVLYFTGATNILYTFGGHAVTVEIMHAMWRPQKFKAIYLLATLYVLTLTLPSAASVYWAFGDALLTHSNALALLPRTPFRDAAVVLMLVHQFITFGFACTPLYFVWEKLIGLHDCRSLCKRAAARLPVVVPVWFLAIIFPFFGPINSAVGSLLVSFTVYIIPALAHMVTFRSAHARENAVEVPPKFVGRWIGTYTINAFVVGWVLVVGFGFGGWASITNFVRQIDTFGLFTKCYQCPPPLLPPSPSALPFPSNSPTSSMPFSSNAHNSTAQALTNISPAPSPSPSHFAHRHHHRHGP is encoded by the exons ATGGGCTCAAGCACGAATATGGTAGGGGGAGAGGAGAAGGTGGTGGAAACAGTGATGGTGGGGAGGTACGTGGAGATGGAGCAGGAGGGCGAGGGCAAAACCGTCAAATCACGCCTCTCCGGCCTCCTCTGGCACGGCGGCTCCGCCTACGACGCCTGGTTCAGCTGCGCCTCCAACCAG GTGGCGCAAGTGCTTTTGACTTTGCCCTACTCATTCTCGCAGCTGGGGATGATGAGTGGGATCCTCTTCCAACTGTTCTATGGCTTGTTGGGGAGTTGGACTGCTTATCTCATCAGCATTCTCTATCTCGAGTACAGGACTAGGaaggagagggacaaggtggaTTTTAGGAACCATGTTATCCAG tggTTTGAGGTGTTGGATGGGCTTCTTGGGAAGCACTGGAGGAATGTGGGGCTGGCATTCAACTGCACTTTCCTTCTCTTTGGCTCTGTCATTCAGCTCATAGCTTGTGCCAG CAATATATACTACGTGAATGATAAGTTTGATAAGAGGACATGGACATACATATTTGGTGCATGTTGCGCCACCACTGTGTTCATCCCCTCCTTCCACAACTACAGGATCTGGTCATTCCTTGGCCTTGTCATGACCACCTACACTGCTTGGTACCTCACCATTGCCTCTCTCCTCCATGGACaa GTGGAAGGGGTGAAGCACTCGGGGCCGACGAAAATGGTGCTGTATTTTACGGGAGCCACCAACATTCTCTACACATTCGGTGGCCACGCTGTTACTGT TGAGATCATGCACGCAATGTGGCGTCCCCAGAAGTTCAAGGCGATTTACCTGCTGGCGACGCTGTACGTGCTGACGCTGACCCTGCCGTCGGCGGCGAGCGTGTACTGGGCGTTCGGCGATGCGCTGCTGACGCACTCGAACGCGCTGGCGCTGCTGCCGCGCACGCCGTTCCGGGACGCGGCAGTGGTGCTGATGCTGGTGCACCAGTTCATCACCTTCGGCTTCGCCTGCACGCCCCTCTACTTCGTCTGGGAGAAGCTCATCGGCCTCCACGACTGCCGCAGCCTCTGCAagcgcgccgccgcccgccTCCCCGTCGTCGTGCCCGTCTGGTTCCTCGCCATCATATTCCCCTTCTTCGGGCCCATCAACTCCGCCGTCGGCTCCCTGCTCGTCAGCTTCACCGTCTACATCATTCCCGCCCTCGCACACATGGTCACCTTCCGCTCAGCCCACGCGCGCGAG AACGCGGTGGAGGTGCCGCCGAAGTTCGTCGGAAGGTGGATCGGCACGTACACGATCAACGCATTTGTGGTGGGGTGGGTTCTcgtggtcgggttcgggttcggtgGATGGGCCAGCATCACCAATTTCGTCCGCCAAATCGATACGTTCGGTCTATTCACTAAATGTTACCAATGTCCGCCGCCACTGTTACCGCCATCGCCATCAGCACTGCCATTTCCGTCGAATTCTCCTACTTCCTCAATGCCATTCTCAAGCAACGCTCACAACTCGACGGCGCAAGCACTTACAAACATATCCCCGGCTCCTTCGCCGTCTCCTTCGCACTTTGCTCACCGCCATCACCACCGCCACGGCCCGTAA